One region of Hymenobacter oligotrophus genomic DNA includes:
- a CDS encoding heavy metal-binding domain-containing protein, with protein sequence MKFVRSLLAITLLAAPLSLFAQHTHQARAAHSHNAAGETHAHTAPHGGIVRTAGKYHVELVLAGSQMTVYLLDGNEQTLATKGLTGTAMVLQGGKTASVPLAPYGDNQLRGALPAGATPTTAIITLRRGGETISARFDKLASTSAKAKATSYICPMQCEGSASSKPGACPKCGMALVKKA encoded by the coding sequence ATGAAATTCGTTCGTTCTCTGCTGGCCATCACGCTGCTGGCGGCCCCGCTTTCCCTCTTCGCCCAGCACACCCACCAGGCCAGGGCCGCCCACAGCCATAACGCCGCCGGTGAAACCCACGCCCACACGGCCCCGCACGGGGGAATCGTGCGTACAGCTGGCAAGTACCACGTGGAACTGGTGCTGGCCGGCTCGCAGATGACCGTGTACCTGCTCGATGGCAACGAGCAGACGCTGGCTACCAAAGGCCTGACCGGCACGGCCATGGTGTTGCAGGGCGGCAAAACGGCCTCCGTGCCCCTGGCCCCGTACGGCGACAACCAGTTGCGCGGCGCGCTGCCGGCCGGGGCCACGCCGACGACGGCTATCATCACCCTGCGGCGGGGCGGCGAAACCATCAGCGCCCGTTTCGACAAGCTGGCCAGCACCAGCGCTAAGGCCAAGGCCACCAGTTACATCTGCCCGATGCAGTGCGAAGGCAGCGCCAGCAGCAAGCCGGGCGCGTGCCCCAAGTGCGGCATGGCCCTGGTGAAAAAGGCGTAG
- a CDS encoding DUF305 domain-containing protein: MKTSAFLLATLCSGTLLLGSCNSDNKADTTATETASAPAAGDMAGMDHSKMGGGAAGSSLLVASMNDMMSKMEAMPMKGNTDHDFAHMMLEHHKGAVAMADIELRDGKDATMRQMAEKIKADQQKEISELEAIAERLDSAPTNYKPKDPADPFTAQMKGSMDGMMKNMPPMVADADMNFNMLMTVHHQSAVDMAKAELAHGKDTKLKEMAQMMIDAQQKEIEQFKAWHAKNADKM; this comes from the coding sequence ATGAAAACCTCCGCATTCCTGCTGGCCACCCTCTGCTCGGGCACCCTGCTGCTGGGCAGCTGCAACTCCGATAACAAAGCCGACACCACGGCCACCGAAACGGCTTCGGCCCCGGCCGCCGGCGACATGGCGGGGATGGACCACTCCAAGATGGGCGGGGGCGCCGCCGGCAGCTCGCTCCTAGTGGCTTCCATGAACGACATGATGAGCAAAATGGAGGCGATGCCCATGAAAGGCAACACCGACCACGACTTCGCCCACATGATGCTGGAACACCACAAGGGCGCGGTGGCCATGGCTGACATCGAGCTGCGCGACGGCAAGGATGCCACTATGCGTCAGATGGCAGAAAAAATTAAGGCCGACCAGCAGAAGGAAATCAGCGAGCTGGAAGCCATTGCCGAGCGTTTGGACTCGGCTCCCACCAACTACAAGCCCAAGGACCCAGCTGACCCCTTCACTGCCCAGATGAAAGGCTCGATGGATGGCATGATGAAAAACATGCCCCCGATGGTGGCTGACGCGGACATGAATTTCAACATGCTCATGACGGTGCACCACCAGAGTGCTGTGGACATGGCCAAGGCCGAGCTGGCTCACGGTAAGGATACCAAGCTCAAGGAAATGGCGCAAATGATGATTGACGCCCAGCAAAAGGAAATCGAGCAGTTCAAAGCCTGGCACGCCAAGAATGCCGATAAGATGTAG